One stretch of Corynebacterium imitans DNA includes these proteins:
- a CDS encoding cation:proton antiporter subunit C, with the protein MVMALTIAVLMAGAVYLVMQRGMVRVVFGMSLFGHASNLTLLAAGVGAWRGEAFPSRTPFEDLSDPLPQAFVLTAIVIAMATTTILLMLASLGKNDDTFDVPSKVGKDHKGETFDPNYLSPSALSTAGRKARLNPKKLEAKNR; encoded by the coding sequence ATGGTCATGGCACTTACTATCGCAGTACTGATGGCCGGCGCGGTCTACCTGGTGATGCAGCGCGGCATGGTCCGCGTGGTCTTCGGGATGTCGCTGTTCGGTCACGCCTCTAACCTCACGCTGCTGGCCGCCGGTGTCGGCGCGTGGCGCGGCGAGGCCTTCCCCTCGCGCACCCCTTTCGAGGACTTATCGGACCCGCTGCCACAAGCCTTCGTGCTGACCGCCATCGTGATCGCGATGGCGACCACCACGATCCTGCTCATGCTGGCCTCGTTGGGCAAGAACGACGACACCTTTGACGTGCCGAGCAAGGTGGGCAAGGACCACAAGGGCGAGACCTTCGACCCGAACTACCTCTCGCCCTCCGCCCTGTCCACCGCAGGCCGTAAGGCCCGCCTGAACCCGAAGAAGTTGGAGGCGAAGAACCGATGA
- a CDS encoding DUF4040 family protein codes for MTLPVVLALVAATVILSPILVRVMDRKAGLPIALILAVAAVILGKEFPGIADGTPLEWEVTWARDILGEGSAVAFALRADGLSIFFALLALVIGAVVMTYSAAYLPKKQGNTSFYTIMTAFTLSVLLLVLANDTVLLFIGWELVSIASFLLIARSGSGGEAGSYRTLILTFFGGLTLLAALAVASISTGSTRLTDVLAADIWQENPSLTTTVAILVAVSGFTKAAQFPFHFWLPEAMAAATPVSAFLHAAAVVKAGVYLLLRFSTIFADVAAWNWLLVVVGLGTAIMSALFAITKTDLKHLTAYSTVSHLGWIVAAIGIGTPLALAAALTHTLAHALFKSSLFMLIGVVDHEAGSRDIRRLGKLWDKMPYTFASTVIAAASMAAIPPLFGFVSKESILGAFAETQYSTVLLLVAGFAALLTFLYSAKIVFGAFVDGPKDMSDVHEAPVSLWLPAALPGLMSLVVPFLLGWVDGPLDAAVHTITGEDSYHSHLALWHGVNAPLIVSLSVLVLGVLIVALARRNLFGSVENKQLLPTNGNDLLAGMVTGLGAAGKGMGQMANSFNPSRHLLPVLVLVVLLGLTTLLGTEGVDGIPLAPRAEGIDVWWDLIPFAIIAVSVVGLVLTRSRLASAILLGTVGVGMTLQMLMLGAPDVALTQFLVEALTVIVIMVVLRYQPRMFPKTSTRRKVLAAIFAVLAGIVTFFGVYGLLGRHDRSDLALWYLTEGGEVTSADNIVAVIIVEFRGFDTLGELSVLGMAAVVIAAVTQSMPRHMFEAGTRPRPFGQSQFNSLPLRKGAALVVPILVVLSVLIFFRGHTAPGGGFVAALVMATAFGLNYLSRGADTEVVKPFTPIALTGWGIIIAISSGFLGFLEGGFMYAIHGEIAGQHMTTSLIFDFGIYLAVLGMVTQAINALGGYLRPGTELDNLDYTRSEPENPLPNVPAPEEPEDAVDAHPAPLNPADNPQHMLEKEL; via the coding sequence ATGACACTCCCTGTCGTGCTCGCACTCGTTGCGGCGACAGTGATCTTGTCGCCCATTCTCGTGCGAGTCATGGACCGCAAAGCAGGTCTGCCGATCGCGCTCATCCTCGCCGTTGCCGCCGTCATCCTCGGGAAAGAGTTCCCAGGCATTGCCGACGGCACACCTCTCGAATGGGAGGTGACCTGGGCGCGTGACATCCTTGGAGAAGGCAGCGCCGTCGCATTTGCGCTGCGCGCCGACGGGCTGAGCATCTTCTTCGCGCTGCTCGCCCTGGTCATCGGCGCAGTGGTGATGACGTACTCGGCGGCCTACCTGCCGAAGAAGCAGGGCAATACGAGTTTTTACACCATCATGACGGCGTTTACGCTGTCGGTGCTGCTGCTCGTGCTGGCAAACGATACGGTCCTGTTGTTCATCGGCTGGGAGCTTGTCTCTATCGCTTCCTTCCTCCTTATCGCGCGTTCCGGCTCGGGCGGCGAGGCGGGGTCCTACCGCACGCTGATCCTCACGTTCTTTGGTGGGTTGACGCTGTTGGCGGCGTTGGCGGTGGCGTCGATAAGCACAGGCTCCACGCGTCTGACCGACGTGCTGGCCGCCGACATCTGGCAGGAAAACCCCAGCCTGACCACCACCGTTGCCATCCTGGTGGCGGTCTCCGGCTTTACCAAGGCCGCGCAGTTCCCCTTCCACTTCTGGCTGCCCGAGGCGATGGCCGCGGCGACCCCGGTCTCCGCCTTCCTGCACGCCGCCGCCGTGGTGAAGGCCGGCGTGTACCTCTTGCTGCGCTTCTCCACGATCTTTGCCGACGTCGCGGCGTGGAACTGGCTGCTCGTCGTCGTGGGCCTGGGCACCGCGATCATGAGCGCGCTGTTCGCCATCACCAAGACGGACCTGAAGCACCTGACCGCCTACTCCACGGTCTCCCACCTGGGCTGGATCGTGGCCGCCATCGGCATTGGTACCCCGCTCGCGCTGGCCGCGGCGCTGACGCACACGCTTGCGCACGCGCTGTTTAAGTCCTCGTTGTTCATGCTGATCGGCGTGGTCGATCACGAGGCTGGCTCGCGCGACATCCGCCGCCTGGGCAAGCTGTGGGACAAGATGCCCTACACCTTTGCCTCCACCGTCATCGCGGCGGCCTCCATGGCGGCGATCCCACCGCTGTTTGGCTTCGTCTCCAAGGAATCCATCCTCGGCGCCTTCGCGGAGACGCAGTACAGCACCGTGCTGCTGCTCGTCGCCGGTTTCGCGGCACTGTTGACCTTCCTGTACTCCGCCAAGATCGTCTTCGGCGCGTTTGTCGACGGCCCGAAGGATATGAGCGACGTCCACGAAGCCCCCGTCAGCCTCTGGCTGCCCGCCGCGCTTCCAGGGCTCATGTCGCTGGTCGTGCCCTTCCTGCTCGGCTGGGTCGACGGCCCGCTCGACGCCGCGGTGCACACGATCACCGGCGAAGATTCCTACCACTCGCACCTCGCGCTGTGGCACGGCGTCAACGCCCCGCTCATCGTCTCGCTCAGCGTGCTCGTACTCGGCGTCCTTATCGTCGCACTCGCGCGCCGCAACCTCTTCGGGTCTGTGGAGAACAAGCAGCTGCTGCCTACCAACGGCAACGACCTGCTCGCGGGCATGGTCACCGGCCTGGGTGCTGCGGGCAAGGGCATGGGCCAGATGGCCAACTCCTTCAACCCTTCGCGCCACCTCCTGCCGGTGCTGGTCCTGGTGGTGCTGCTTGGCCTGACCACGCTGCTGGGCACCGAGGGCGTCGACGGTATACCGCTCGCGCCGCGCGCCGAGGGTATCGACGTCTGGTGGGACCTCATCCCGTTCGCCATCATCGCCGTCTCCGTGGTGGGCCTGGTGCTCACCCGCTCCCGCCTGGCCTCTGCAATCTTGCTGGGCACCGTGGGTGTGGGCATGACGCTGCAGATGCTCATGCTCGGTGCGCCGGACGTCGCACTGACGCAGTTCCTGGTGGAGGCGCTCACCGTGATCGTGATCATGGTCGTGCTGCGCTACCAGCCGCGCATGTTCCCCAAGACCTCGACGCGCCGCAAGGTGCTTGCCGCCATCTTCGCGGTCCTGGCCGGAATCGTCACCTTCTTCGGTGTGTACGGCCTGCTGGGCCGCCACGACCGTTCCGACCTGGCTTTGTGGTACCTCACCGAGGGCGGCGAGGTGACCAGCGCTGACAACATCGTCGCGGTGATCATCGTCGAGTTCCGTGGCTTTGATACCCTCGGCGAGCTCTCCGTACTGGGCATGGCTGCCGTGGTTATCGCCGCGGTGACCCAGTCCATGCCGCGCCACATGTTCGAGGCCGGCACCCGCCCCCGCCCGTTCGGCCAGTCGCAGTTCAACTCGCTGCCGCTGCGCAAGGGCGCAGCCCTGGTCGTGCCAATTTTGGTTGTACTTTCCGTGCTCATCTTCTTCCGCGGGCACACCGCACCGGGCGGCGGCTTCGTCGCAGCCCTGGTGATGGCCACGGCCTTCGGCCTGAACTACCTCTCCCGCGGCGCGGATACCGAGGTGGTCAAGCCATTCACCCCGATCGCCCTGACCGGCTGGGGCATCATCATCGCGATCAGCTCGGGCTTCCTCGGTTTCTTGGAGGGCGGCTTCATGTACGCCATCCACGGCGAGATCGCCGGGCAGCACATGACCACCTCGCTGATCTTCGACTTCGGCATCTACCTCGCCGTGCTCGGCATGGTCACCCAGGCCATCAACGCGCTCGGCGGCTACCTCCGCCCAGGCACGGAGTTGGACAACCTGGACTACACGCGCAGCGAGCCAGAAAACCCGCTGCCAAACGTGCCCGCCCCGGAGGAACCAGAGGACGCGGTGGACGCGCACCCGGCACCGCTCAACCCGGCAGACAACCCCCAGCACATGCTGGAAAAGGAGCTGTAA
- a CDS encoding metallophosphoesterase, whose product MNTLKKLASTIGGLGTAGLGTLAYGATQTTNFQLKEYELPLLAPGTLRGKDSFDILHIADLHMIPGATRKVEFVSSLDALEPDLVINTGDNLSDERGVPWVLDALGPLLNRPGAFVFGTNDYWAPKPVNPFKYLLDQKREPSYVDLPWLGMRAAFVERGWRDATHQRLEFKVGDVRLALAGVDDPHHDLDRYEDIAGVPNPDADLSIGLLHAPYRRVLDRFEADGYDLALAGHTHGGQICLPGERAIVTNADIDRKRASGLHRYGKMWMEVSNGLGTSKYAPVRLFCPPSAALLRVTERSR is encoded by the coding sequence GTGAATACGTTGAAGAAACTCGCCTCGACCATCGGTGGCCTCGGCACCGCGGGCCTGGGCACCCTGGCCTACGGCGCGACCCAGACCACCAACTTCCAGCTCAAGGAATACGAGCTGCCCCTGCTCGCGCCCGGCACGCTGCGCGGGAAGGATTCCTTTGACATCCTGCACATCGCGGACCTGCACATGATCCCGGGCGCGACGCGCAAAGTGGAGTTCGTTTCCTCCCTCGACGCGCTCGAGCCGGACCTGGTGATCAACACCGGCGACAACCTCTCCGACGAACGCGGCGTGCCCTGGGTTCTCGACGCACTCGGCCCGCTGCTCAACCGTCCAGGCGCGTTCGTTTTCGGCACTAACGACTACTGGGCGCCGAAGCCGGTCAACCCATTCAAGTACCTACTGGACCAGAAGCGCGAGCCCTCCTACGTGGACCTGCCATGGCTGGGCATGCGCGCGGCATTTGTGGAGCGCGGCTGGCGCGACGCCACTCACCAGCGCCTCGAGTTCAAGGTAGGCGACGTGCGCCTCGCCCTGGCCGGAGTGGACGACCCCCACCACGACCTCGACCGCTACGAAGACATCGCGGGAGTCCCCAACCCGGACGCGGATCTATCCATCGGCCTGCTGCACGCGCCTTATCGACGCGTCCTCGACCGCTTCGAAGCAGACGGATACGACCTGGCGTTAGCCGGCCACACCCACGGCGGGCAGATCTGCCTGCCCGGCGAGCGCGCCATCGTGACCAACGCGGACATTGACAGAAAGCGCGCGTCCGGCCTGCACCGCTACGGGAAGATGTGGATGGAAGTATCCAACGGGCTGGGCACCTCCAAGTACGCGCCAGTGCGTCTGTTCTGCCCACCCTCGGCTGCGCTGCTGCGGGTGACTGAACGTTCCCGCTAG
- a CDS encoding GatB/YqeY domain-containing protein produces MSALKEQIRADLKEAMKAKEKERTGTIRMLLAAIQTAETEGAKHEVTDEDIQKIIAREVKKRRESAEIYSQNGREDLAESELAEAEILASYQPKQLDDAELDALVEAAVEATGATSMAQMGQVMKEATAKAAGRVDGKRLSGAVKARLSQ; encoded by the coding sequence ATGAGTGCATTGAAAGAACAGATTCGCGCAGACCTGAAAGAAGCCATGAAGGCGAAGGAGAAGGAGCGCACCGGCACGATCCGGATGCTGCTCGCCGCGATCCAGACCGCGGAGACCGAGGGTGCCAAGCACGAGGTCACCGACGAGGACATCCAGAAGATCATCGCCCGCGAGGTGAAGAAGCGCCGCGAGTCGGCCGAGATCTACTCGCAGAACGGCCGCGAGGATCTCGCGGAAAGTGAGCTCGCGGAGGCGGAGATCCTCGCCAGTTACCAGCCGAAGCAGCTTGACGACGCGGAGCTGGACGCCCTCGTCGAGGCCGCGGTAGAGGCCACCGGGGCGACCTCCATGGCGCAGATGGGCCAGGTGATGAAGGAGGCCACGGCGAAGGCCGCGGGCCGCGTCGACGGCAAGCGCCTCTCCGGCGCGGTCAAGGCTCGTTTGAGCCAGTAG
- a CDS encoding transglycosylase domain-containing protein, producing the protein MSALSSFGKLLAALVAAGVAIALCLAPLAGLGGMAIARTDETMQSNLSDMSGGDVPGVTTIADTHGTPIAWIYNQRRYEVPSEKISQYAKDALVSTEDRRFYQHEGVDMQGFARAMVTNVLAGGVEQGASTIDQQYVKNYLWLVEAQDEDAARAATEQSIPRKLREMRMASDLDKTLEKDEILTRYLNLVSFGNHAYGIEAAARTYFDTSAAKLTPDQAALLIGLLQSVEYLNPYTNPEGATARRNTVLNNMAAQGYLEQAEADRLAGKPLGIVDKPRMLPDGCLTAEDSGFMCDYVLRYLADKGLPQEELERGSYTITTTLDPEVQAATVRAARNNVSPYTHGVAEVINVIKPGTDSRDILAMASSRYYGLELEQSQTIMPQPTSMVGNGAGSVFKIFTAAAALEQGYGLDTMLETPTRSVVYGMGKGGAANCPPDAYCVENAGVYKPRLSLRDALAQSPNTTFIELVQQVGVPRTVDIAVRLGLRSYLDENSFGDGRSVAQAAKDDNMGAFVLGPTAVNALELSNVGASLASNGRWCEPNPVKSVRDKHGQEVYIERPACEQAIDPEVAGALAQGMSHDTKSGTAKDAAAANGWTAPVAAKTGTTESHQSSAFLGFTNGMAAASYIFNDGTQTTPLCSAPVRQCSYGNLFGGNEAANTWFQTAHGVPGAAAAGIPSPSRNFDRGTKRGAIDDVVGMDATAARSRLQGQGYTVTVSMVSGGGAPFNSVVSAVPADPNLPPGSLITLNVSDGSGTPSAPASTASAAPSPSAPSSAPAPQANQAPVDLSDIERQLSDAADSLTNMLGGN; encoded by the coding sequence GTGTCTGCATTGAGTTCCTTCGGAAAACTGCTTGCCGCGCTCGTCGCGGCCGGAGTGGCAATCGCGCTGTGCCTGGCCCCGCTCGCCGGTCTCGGCGGTATGGCCATCGCCCGCACCGACGAGACAATGCAGTCAAACCTGTCCGACATGTCCGGCGGCGACGTCCCCGGCGTCACCACTATTGCGGACACGCACGGCACCCCCATCGCCTGGATCTACAACCAGCGCCGCTACGAGGTTCCCAGCGAGAAGATCTCGCAGTATGCAAAGGACGCCCTGGTCTCTACCGAGGATCGCCGCTTCTACCAGCACGAGGGCGTGGACATGCAGGGCTTTGCCCGCGCCATGGTGACCAATGTGCTCGCCGGCGGCGTGGAGCAGGGCGCTTCCACCATCGACCAGCAGTACGTGAAGAACTATCTGTGGCTCGTCGAGGCCCAGGACGAGGACGCCGCGCGCGCCGCCACCGAGCAGTCCATTCCCCGCAAGCTGCGCGAGATGCGCATGGCCTCGGATTTGGACAAGACGCTGGAGAAGGACGAGATCCTCACCCGCTACCTCAACCTGGTCTCCTTTGGTAACCACGCCTACGGCATCGAGGCGGCGGCCCGCACCTACTTCGACACCTCGGCAGCCAAGCTCACGCCCGACCAGGCGGCGCTGCTCATCGGGCTGCTGCAATCGGTGGAGTATCTGAACCCCTACACCAATCCGGAGGGGGCCACCGCGCGCCGCAACACCGTGCTGAACAACATGGCAGCCCAGGGCTACCTCGAGCAGGCCGAGGCCGACCGGCTCGCCGGCAAGCCCCTGGGCATCGTGGACAAGCCGCGCATGCTTCCCGACGGCTGCCTCACCGCCGAGGACAGCGGCTTCATGTGCGACTACGTCCTGCGCTACCTGGCAGACAAGGGCCTGCCCCAGGAAGAGCTCGAGCGCGGCTCCTACACCATCACCACCACCCTCGACCCGGAGGTCCAGGCCGCGACGGTGCGCGCCGCGCGCAACAACGTCAGCCCGTACACCCACGGGGTTGCCGAGGTGATCAACGTGATCAAACCCGGCACCGACTCGCGCGACATCCTCGCCATGGCGTCCTCGCGCTACTACGGCCTGGAGCTGGAGCAGAGCCAGACGATCATGCCGCAGCCGACCTCCATGGTGGGCAACGGTGCCGGCTCCGTGTTCAAGATCTTCACCGCCGCGGCCGCGCTTGAGCAGGGCTACGGGCTCGACACGATGCTCGAGACCCCGACCCGCTCCGTGGTGTACGGCATGGGCAAGGGCGGCGCCGCGAACTGCCCGCCGGATGCCTACTGCGTGGAAAACGCCGGTGTGTACAAGCCGCGCCTCTCGCTTCGCGACGCTTTGGCGCAATCCCCCAACACCACCTTCATCGAGCTGGTGCAACAGGTGGGTGTGCCCCGCACCGTCGACATCGCGGTGCGCCTGGGCTTGCGCTCCTACCTCGACGAGAACTCCTTCGGCGACGGCCGCTCGGTAGCGCAGGCCGCCAAAGACGACAACATGGGCGCCTTCGTCCTCGGACCGACTGCCGTCAACGCCCTCGAGCTGTCCAACGTGGGTGCCTCGCTGGCGTCCAACGGGCGCTGGTGCGAGCCGAACCCGGTCAAGTCCGTGCGCGACAAGCACGGGCAGGAGGTCTACATCGAGCGCCCTGCCTGCGAGCAGGCCATCGACCCCGAGGTCGCCGGGGCGCTCGCCCAGGGCATGTCGCACGACACGAAGAGCGGCACGGCCAAGGACGCCGCGGCCGCCAACGGCTGGACCGCGCCGGTCGCCGCCAAGACGGGCACGACCGAGTCGCACCAGTCCTCGGCCTTCCTCGGTTTTACCAACGGGATGGCTGCGGCCAGCTACATCTTCAACGACGGCACGCAGACCACGCCGCTGTGCAGCGCGCCCGTGCGCCAGTGCAGCTACGGCAACCTCTTCGGCGGCAACGAGGCCGCGAACACCTGGTTCCAGACCGCCCACGGCGTCCCCGGTGCGGCCGCCGCAGGCATCCCGAGCCCCTCGCGCAACTTTGACCGCGGCACCAAGCGTGGCGCGATCGACGACGTCGTGGGCATGGACGCCACCGCCGCCCGCTCCCGCCTCCAGGGACAGGGCTACACGGTGACGGTCTCGATGGTCTCGGGCGGGGGTGCCCCCTTCAACAGCGTGGTCTCCGCCGTCCCCGCGGATCCGAACCTGCCCCCGGGCAGCCTAATCACGCTCAACGTCTCCGACGGTTCCGGCACCCCCAGCGCGCCTGCATCCACCGCGTCGGCCGCCCCCTCCCCCAGCGCGCCTTCCTCAGCACCCGCGCCGCAGGCCAACCAGGCCCCGGTTGACCTCAGCGACATCGAGCGCCAGCTGAGTGATGCCGCCGACAGCCTCACCAACATGCTCGGCGGCAACTAG
- a CDS encoding WhiB family transcriptional regulator: MTTTLGRTGLQGGYKGIRAASTTSRKSDAAGNLEFDRGEWVTQAHCRNGDPDALFVRGAEQRKAAVICRRCPVQMECCADALDNKVEFGVWGGLTERQRRAVLRKNPHVTDWAEYLSSGKEIEGL, from the coding sequence ATGACGACGACACTTGGACGCACCGGCCTGCAGGGCGGATACAAGGGTATCCGCGCGGCCTCTACGACCTCGCGAAAGAGTGACGCCGCGGGCAACCTTGAGTTTGACCGCGGGGAGTGGGTTACCCAGGCGCATTGCCGCAACGGGGACCCGGATGCGTTGTTCGTGCGTGGTGCGGAGCAGCGTAAGGCTGCGGTGATCTGCCGCCGCTGCCCGGTGCAGATGGAGTGCTGTGCGGACGCGCTGGACAACAAGGTTGAGTTCGGCGTGTGGGGCGGGCTCACCGAGCGTCAGCGCCGCGCGGTGCTGCGCAAAAACCCGCACGTGACGGACTGGGCGGAGTACCTGTCCTCTGGAAAGGAAATTGAAGGGCTCTAA
- a CDS encoding DUF4177 domain-containing protein, with amino-acid sequence MKKWEYATVPLLTHATKQILDTWGEDGWELVSVTPGPNPDNVVAYLKREVE; translated from the coding sequence ATGAAGAAATGGGAATACGCCACTGTGCCGCTACTTACTCACGCCACGAAGCAGATCCTGGATACCTGGGGCGAGGACGGGTGGGAGCTCGTCTCCGTCACCCCGGGTCCGAATCCGGACAATGTTGTCGCATACCTGAAGCGAGAGGTGGAGTAA
- a CDS encoding RidA family protein has product MTATWTAKLSELGIELPNVAAPVAAYVPATKVGNQVWTSGQLPLIDGALPATGKVGAEVSEEDAYGYARQAALNAIAAVDALVGVDNIARVLKIVGFVASDPSFTGQPAVINGASDLMKEVFGDAGEHARSAVGVAVLPMDTPVEVELVVELKEDA; this is encoded by the coding sequence ATGACTGCTACGTGGACCGCAAAACTTTCCGAGCTCGGCATCGAGCTGCCAAACGTCGCCGCCCCGGTGGCTGCCTACGTGCCCGCCACCAAGGTGGGCAACCAGGTCTGGACGTCGGGCCAGCTCCCGCTTATCGACGGGGCGTTGCCCGCCACCGGCAAAGTCGGTGCCGAGGTCAGCGAGGAGGATGCCTACGGCTACGCGCGCCAGGCGGCGCTGAACGCGATTGCCGCAGTGGATGCGCTGGTGGGTGTGGACAACATCGCGCGTGTGCTGAAGATCGTCGGCTTTGTTGCCTCCGATCCGTCGTTTACCGGCCAACCCGCAGTGATCAACGGTGCTTCTGACCTGATGAAGGAGGTCTTCGGGGACGCGGGCGAGCACGCTCGCTCCGCCGTGGGCGTTGCCGTGCTGCCGATGGACACCCCGGTTGAGGTGGAACTCGTTGTGGAGCTGAAGGAAGACGCCTAA
- a CDS encoding MBL fold metallo-hydrolase: protein MKHPAYSQLRPVTTSAAVVLAPNPSYAALEGTNSWVIRDPEDEYSIVVDPGPADEGHLNVLQAKADKVALILLTHRHHDHADGAERFRQLTGAPIRAFDPQYCNGAEPLEDGEVISVEGVTPKVQVAHTPGHTKDSVCFFVYTHEVEDGELEGIITGDTIAGRHTTMISETDGDVGEYLDTLEMLESRGKDVMLLPGHGPENEDLSQFARKYIDRRNQRLEQIEQALKEHGADADINTLVDAIYDDVDPVLRGAAEQSTRVGLRYLQNQK, encoded by the coding sequence ATGAAGCACCCTGCTTACAGTCAGTTGCGCCCTGTCACGACTTCCGCCGCTGTCGTTTTGGCGCCGAATCCCAGCTACGCGGCGCTTGAAGGTACGAACTCCTGGGTCATCCGCGACCCGGAGGATGAGTACAGCATTGTGGTGGATCCGGGCCCGGCGGATGAGGGGCACCTGAACGTGCTGCAGGCGAAGGCCGACAAGGTTGCGCTCATCCTGCTGACCCACCGCCACCACGACCACGCGGATGGTGCGGAGCGTTTCCGTCAGCTCACTGGCGCGCCGATCCGCGCATTCGATCCGCAGTACTGCAACGGGGCGGAGCCGCTGGAGGATGGCGAGGTCATCTCGGTCGAGGGCGTGACCCCGAAGGTGCAGGTCGCGCACACCCCGGGCCATACGAAGGACTCCGTGTGTTTCTTCGTCTACACCCACGAGGTGGAGGACGGGGAACTCGAGGGCATCATTACCGGCGACACGATCGCGGGCCGCCACACCACCATGATCTCTGAGACTGACGGTGACGTAGGCGAGTACCTAGACACGCTGGAGATGCTGGAGTCGCGTGGCAAGGACGTCATGCTGCTGCCGGGCCACGGTCCGGAAAACGAGGACCTGTCGCAGTTCGCGCGCAAGTACATTGACCGCCGCAACCAGCGCCTCGAGCAGATTGAGCAGGCGCTGAAGGAGCACGGTGCGGACGCGGACATCAACACTCTGGTCGACGCGATCTACGACGATGTTGACCCAGTGCTGCGCGGCGCGGCCGAGCAGTCCACCCGCGTGGGGCTGCGTTACCTGCAGAACCAGAAGTAG